The genome window CGGGTGCGCCCTGGTCGCTCCGGCGCATTTTCGACGAGCTGGCGCGTGCCCAGTGGTGGACGCTGACCAGACTGGGGGCATCTCCGCTCGCAGAAGTGCCGGAATCGCCGATCGCGCGCCTGGATACCGCGATGGCGATCACCGTCCAACAGTTCACCGGCTTTGCGCGGCAGGCGCGAGACCGGGTGCTCGAGCTGGATGAGGAGGTGTGGACGCCGCGCAAGGTGCTCCGCCGCCTCCTCTGGCTCGAGTGGTCTCTCGGCAAGGCGGCCCTGGCCGTACTGGAGGGGACGGGGTGACGACGAGGATCTATACTCGCACGGGCGACCGGGGCGAGACGGGCCTCTTCGGCGGCCAGCGCGTTCCTAAAGACCACGCTCGGGTCGAGGCGTACGGCGAGGTCGATGAGCTGAACGCCGTGCTCGGCCTCGCCATGGGCCAGGTGTCCGCCGAGGATATGCCCGAGGTGGCACGCAGGCTGCGCGTCCTGCAGGGCGACCTGTTCGTGCTCGGCGCGAACCTGGCGACTCCGCCTCCCGAAGATGGCGGGAGACCCAGCTCGTACATCCCTCCGCTCCCTCGCGAGCGAATCGAGGAGATGGAGCGCTGGATTGACGCCGCCGAGGATGAGCTGCCGCCGCTCCGTTCCTTCATTTTGCCCGCCGGCACCACTGGTGCGGCCACGCTGCACCTGGCACGGACGGTGTGCAGGCGCGCCGAGCGCCGTTTGATCTCGCTCGCCAGGGGAGCGACCGTCGATCCGGATTGTATCCGGTTCCTGAACCGCCTTTCGGACCTGCTCTTCGTCTGGGCACGGCTGGCAAACCACCGAGCCGGTATCCCCGACATCCCCTGGGAGCGGGGGACCGACGGGAAGGCGGACACAACCGACTGACGTCACGCTTCGCGCGGGCGGGGCGCTTCACTTCACCGGAGGAAGACCGATCATGCCATATCCAGAGCTGTTGCTGAAGCCGATGCGGGAGGAGCTTACCCGAGTGGGCGTCCAGGAGCTGAAGACGGCCGACGAGGTCGACGCGGCACTCACCCAGAGCGGGACCACCCTGGTGGTGGTGAATTCCGTTTGCGGATGCGCCGCGCGGAATGCTCGACCCGCGGTGGTGCTCGCGCTTCGGCACGACGTCGTCCCGGATCGCACCGTTACCGTGTTCGCCGGGCAGGACCTCGAGGCGACCGCCCGGGCGCGTGAATACTTCCACGGCTACCCCCCCTCCTCCCCTTCGCTCGCGCTCCTCAAGGACGGCGAGCTCGTGTACATGATCGAGCGCCACGGCATCGAGGGCCGGGACGCCGACGAGATCGCCGACGAGCTGACGCAGGCCTTCGAGCGCTACTGCGGCGCCGGAGTGTAATTCCCTCCAGCGGGTGTGCGGCCGTGGGTCTCCCTTCCCCGCGGCCGACCCGGAGCACAACGCCACCGTCGCACGGGTTTCGGCCGCGCCGGTTACGACGTCCACCAGCTCGGAGCTCGTCATGGCAACGCAAGTCGCTTCCCACGACCACTACGCGGGCCCGCCGCTGCCCGCGTTCGAGATCGACACGCTCCCCAAGCTGTTCTTCGACTCGGTCGATCATCGCGCGCGGCCCGATGCGGTCCTGTTCAAGCGCGAGAACCAGTGGATCCCGCTCTCCCACCGGGAGATCGAGCGACGCGTGGCCGGATTTGCGGCGGCGCTGCTCGAGCTCGGGGTGGAGCCGGGAGATCGCGTGGCGGTCCTCTCCGAGAACCGCCCGGAATGGATGATCGCCGACTACGCGGTCCTCGGGCTGGGAGCGGTGTACGTTCCCATCTACGCGACTCTACCTGCCAATCAGATCGCCTTCATCCTCGCCGATTGCGAGACGAAGGCAATCCTCGTGTCCAACCAGGAGCAATACGACAAGATCGCTTCCATCCGCGACCAGGTACCAAGCCTTCGACATATCATTGCCTTCGATCATTTCTCCGCTGCGTCCGACGTACTCACCTTCGAGGAGATGGTCGAGCGCGGGAGCCGCACCGAGGATGCGATCCAGACCTTCCGCAAGCGGGCGCTCGAAGTCACGCCGGATCAGCTCGCCACGCTGATCTATACCTCGGGAACGATGGGCGATCCCAAGGGGGTCATGCTGACCCATCACAACCTCACCTCCAACGTCGCGGCGGTGCGCGCCCATCACGTCATCGATCCCCGACCCGGCGACGTCGGCCTGTCCTTCCTGCCGCTCTCGCACGTATTCGAGCGGATGGTCGACTACTACTACTGGGCCGAGGGGATCTGCATTGCCTATGCGGAGTCGATCGAAAAGGTCGCGGAGAACCTGATGGAGGTCAGACCGCACTACATGGTCTCGGTGCCGCGGCTCTTCGAGAAGATCTACACGCGGGTGATGGGGGCGACGGGGATCCGGCGCGCTCTGGTGATGTGGGCTAAGCGGGTGGGAGAGGAGTTCGCCGAGCAGACGCTCGCCGGGGCAACGCCAACGGGGGGCCTCGCATTCCAGTACCGGCTCGCCGATCGCCTGGTCTTCTCCAAGCTGCGCGCGCGCACCGGCGGCCGCCTTCGCGCCGCGATTTCCGGTGGGGCACCGCTGTCCCATGACATCGCCCGCTTCTTCTTCGCGGCGGGGATCCCCGTTTACGAGGGATACGGACTCACCGAGACCTCGCCGGTGCTCACGGCCAACCGCCCCGGGAAGGTCAAGCTGGGAACTGTGGGTCAGGCGGTGCCTGGTACGGAGATCCGGATCGATCCCAATGGTGAGATCGTGGTGCGCGGTCCGCAGATCATGAAGGGGTACTGGAACCGTCCCGACGCCACCACCGCATGCGTCGAGTCCGACGGCTGGTTCCACACCGGTGACGTGGGGGCGCTGGATGAGGACGGCTTCCTTCGCATCACCGACCGCATCAAGAACCTGATCGTGACTGCGGGCGGCAAGAACATCGCCCCCCAGCCGATCGAAAACCAGGTGGCACTCTCCCCCTACGTCGCACAGGTGGTGATGCTGGGCGACAAGCGGGCGTATCCGACGCTGCTCATCGTTCCCGACTTCGACAACGTCGGCGCGTGGGCGCGCGAGCAGGGGATCACCGTGAGCGACAACCGCGCGCTGGTGAGCGACCCGCGCGTCAAGGAGTTCCTGGAGAAGGAGGTTTTCGACCGCCTGCAGGGACTCGCCAGGCACGAGATGCCGAAGAAGATCGCCATCGTTCCGGACGAGTTCGGGGTGGACACCGGTGAGCTCACGCCCAGCCTGAAGGTGAAGCGCCGGGTCGTGGAGGAGCGCTATGCCGACCTGATCGAGAGGATGTACGCGGCTGATGGAGATCGAGGGGACACTCGCGACCGCTGATCACTCCTTCACCTCGCTCATCAGCGCAAGCACGTTCCCGGAAGGATCCTCGAGGAATGCCATCCACAGCTCGTGGTCCGGCAGGCGAGCGATGAGATGCGGCTCGGTCCGGAACCGCACGCCGCGATCGCGCAGCGAGCGGTAGCTCCCCTGCAGGTCGGCGACCCGGTAGTACACAATCGATGCGGGGTGTTCGAACTCGGCCGACTCCGGCACCGAGAGCATGATGCGCACGCCGCCGCAGTCGAAGAAGACGGCATTCGGGATCTCCATTACCGCCGGTAGGCCCAACATGTCGCGATAGAACGCCGCCGTGAGCGGTAGATCGGTCGCGCGTAGCGCGATCTGGCCGATCCCCGTAATCCCTCCCGCCTCAGCTGTCGCCATGCATCCCCCCTATCGAGGAAAGATTGGGATTGCGAATTACGAATCACGAATTGCGTTAAACCGTAATTCGTAATTCGTAATTCCCTAGCAGCGCCCTCCGCGCGGTCCGCTTTCCCGCTATTTCTGTTCCCGCCTCCGGGAGAACCACCGCGGCGCCAGCGGGTACATCAGCAATCGCGAGCTCTGGCCTCGCGATTGCTGAATGCCGGGAGGAGATGGTCCTCCCCTTTGCGTGGTGATCGACTTGGAAGGACTCCTCGACAAGATCCGGCAGCGCGCCGAGCAGATCTGGCGCAGCGTGCGTGCGGAGCTCGCCGCCGCCAGCCGGGATCGCAAGCGTGCGCTGGGACTTCTCGCCTTCGCGGCGGTGGGCCTGGCCTCGAGCAGCGCCGGGGTCGCGCTCGGTGCCTGGTCGCAGGCCTGTGCGGGCGGATGTCCGACGGCGGAGCAGGTGGCCGAATTGGCTCCGCAGGAGGCGTCGGTCGTCCTCGACGCCGGCGGCGCGACGCTGGGCCTCCTGTACCGTGAACGCCGCCAGCTCGTGGAGCTGGAGACCCTTCCGCGCCACGTGCCGCTGGCCTTCGTGGCGGTGGAGGATCGCCGCTTCTTCGAGCACGGCGGGGTGGACGTCGTGCGCTTCCTCGCCGCCGTGCGTGACAACCTCTTCGGCGGGTGGGGCGGACCCGGCGGCAGCACGATCACCATGCAGCTCGCGCGCAACCTGTTTCCGCAGCAGCTCCCCATTCGCGAGAAGTCGCTGCGCCGCAAGCTCGCTGAGATCCGGCTCGCGCGGGAGATGGAGAAGCGCTTCTCCAAGGAGCGCATCCTGGAGCTGTACCTGAACCACATCTACCTTGGCAGCGGCGCCTACGGCGTGGAAGCCGCGGCCCGTACCTACTTCGGCAAGCCTGCCGCGCAGCTCACCGTCGCCGAAGCCGCCACCCTTGCGGCCCTTCCCAAGGCGCCGAGCTTCTACGACCCGCGACGCAATCCCGAGGCGGCGCGCAACCGCCGCAACCTCGTGCTGCGCGAGATGGCGGAGACCGGGGTGATCACCGAGGAGGAGGCGGAGACACTTCGCCGGTTGCCGCTTGTGCTGGCTCCCCCGCGCGGCCTGGAGCGAGCACCGTACGTGGTGGAGC of Longimicrobiaceae bacterium contains these proteins:
- a CDS encoding cob(I)yrinic acid a,c-diamide adenosyltransferase, with amino-acid sequence MTTRIYTRTGDRGETGLFGGQRVPKDHARVEAYGEVDELNAVLGLAMGQVSAEDMPEVARRLRVLQGDLFVLGANLATPPPEDGGRPSSYIPPLPRERIEEMERWIDAAEDELPPLRSFILPAGTTGAATLHLARTVCRRAERRLISLARGATVDPDCIRFLNRLSDLLFVWARLANHRAGIPDIPWERGTDGKADTTD
- a CDS encoding BrxA/BrxB family bacilliredoxin; this translates as MPYPELLLKPMREELTRVGVQELKTADEVDAALTQSGTTLVVVNSVCGCAARNARPAVVLALRHDVVPDRTVTVFAGQDLEATARAREYFHGYPPSSPSLALLKDGELVYMIERHGIEGRDADEIADELTQAFERYCGAGV
- a CDS encoding long-chain fatty acid--CoA ligase, giving the protein MATQVASHDHYAGPPLPAFEIDTLPKLFFDSVDHRARPDAVLFKRENQWIPLSHREIERRVAGFAAALLELGVEPGDRVAVLSENRPEWMIADYAVLGLGAVYVPIYATLPANQIAFILADCETKAILVSNQEQYDKIASIRDQVPSLRHIIAFDHFSAASDVLTFEEMVERGSRTEDAIQTFRKRALEVTPDQLATLIYTSGTMGDPKGVMLTHHNLTSNVAAVRAHHVIDPRPGDVGLSFLPLSHVFERMVDYYYWAEGICIAYAESIEKVAENLMEVRPHYMVSVPRLFEKIYTRVMGATGIRRALVMWAKRVGEEFAEQTLAGATPTGGLAFQYRLADRLVFSKLRARTGGRLRAAISGGAPLSHDIARFFFAAGIPVYEGYGLTETSPVLTANRPGKVKLGTVGQAVPGTEIRIDPNGEIVVRGPQIMKGYWNRPDATTACVESDGWFHTGDVGALDEDGFLRITDRIKNLIVTAGGKNIAPQPIENQVALSPYVAQVVMLGDKRAYPTLLIVPDFDNVGAWAREQGITVSDNRALVSDPRVKEFLEKEVFDRLQGLARHEMPKKIAIVPDEFGVDTGELTPSLKVKRRVVEERYADLIERMYAADGDRGDTRDR
- a CDS encoding VOC family protein encodes the protein MATAEAGGITGIGQIALRATDLPLTAAFYRDMLGLPAVMEIPNAVFFDCGGVRIMLSVPESAEFEHPASIVYYRVADLQGSYRSLRDRGVRFRTEPHLIARLPDHELWMAFLEDPSGNVLALMSEVKE